ACGCGTCAGAGCATACAATCATCGAGATCGCTGCTGTCAAAATGAAAGGCTCAGAAATTGTCGACCAATGGACGGAGCTGATCGACCCGCAATTGGAAATTGGGCCAAAGACAACCGAGATTACGGGGATTACCAACGAAATGCTCCGCGGGCAAGAGACACTTGATGTGGTACTCCGCAAGTTCAAGGATTTTACTGGTGACGCCATCCTGGTTGCGCATAATGCTGAGTTTGACAAAGCGTTTATTAACGCCTGCGCCAAACGGATTGGCATGGAACCATGGAGCAATTCATTTTTAGATACGCTGCCTTTGGCTCGTTTGATGTACAAAGGAATGCGTAATTATCGTTTGGGATCATTAGCGAAAAAGTTCAACGTCGAGCTCATCAATGCTCACCGTGCGTTAGACGATACTGTGGCTCTTGCTCACGTGTTCCAGCAAATGTTGAAGGACATAAAAGAAGCGGAAATCAAATCGCTTGCTGAACTGAATGAAAAAAGCAACGAAGAGGCGGATTACAAGAGTGGACGTCCATTCCATGCGACGATTCTCGTGCAAAATAAAGAAGGCCTCAAAAACCTGTACAAGCTCGTAACTCGTTCTCATGTGGAAACATTCTTCCGTTGGCCCCGAATTCAGCGAAGCCAGCTGACCAAATACCGCGAAGGCTTGCTAATTGGTACGGCGTGTAAAGACGGGGAACTCATGCAATCGATTCTTCGCGGTAAGTCACCTGAAGAGTTGAAGGAAGTTGCTGCTTTTTACGACTATTTGGAATTACAGCCGGTCGCTCATTACTCACCACTGTTGCGTAATGAAGAAATTCCTTCGCTGGAGACGATGAAAGGCTACCATGAAAAGATCGTCGAAATGGGAAAAGAGCTCGGCAAGCTGGTCGTTGCTACAGGGGATGTGCACTTCCTGAATCCCCAAGATGAAATCTTCCGCGATGTTTTCCTATTGTCAAAAGGGGATCCAACCGCAGGGAATCAGCCGCCGCTTTACTTTCATACAACGGAAGAGATGCTAGAGGCGTTCTCCTTTTTGGGGGAAGAGACCGCAAAAGAAATTGTCGTAACAAATACGAATGCCATTGCGGATATGATTGAGGATATTAGTCCGATTCCAGACAAGCTGTACACGCCGATCATTGAAGGGGCGGACGAAGAGCTTCGTCAAATGTGCTATGACAAAGCAAGGTCGTTGTATGGTGACCCATTGCCCGAACTGGTTGAGCATCGCTTGGAAAAAGAATTGAACAGTATCATCAAGCACGGCTTCGGTGTGATTTATTTGATTTCGCAGCGTTTGGTAACGAAATCGTTGAATGATGGTTACCTCGTAGGTTCACGTGGGTCTGTAGGCTCGTCTTTTGTTGCGACGATGTCTGAGATTACAGAGGTAAACCCATTGCCACCTCACTATCGCTGCCCAAATTGCAAGCACAGCGAGTTTATTACAGATGGTTCAATCGCCTCTGGGTTTGACTTGGAGGATAAAGAATGTACGCAATGTGGAACCATGTATGCCAAGGACGGGCAGGACATCCCGTTCGAAACGTTCCTCGGTTTTAAAGGAGACAAGGTACCGGATATTGACTTGAACTTCTCCGGTGATTATCAACCGCGTGCACACAAGTACACACAGGAGCTGTTCGGAGCGGATTACGTATATCGTGCAGGAACGATTGGTACCGTTGCAGAAAAAACAGCGTATGGCTACGTGCGCAAATATGCCGATGAACGAGGCATGACGTTGCGCAATGCGGAGATATCCAGGATCGTCAACGGCTGTACAGGTGTAAAAAGGACGACAGGACAGCATCCGGGCGGTATTATCGTAGTACCTGACTACATGGAGATTGAAGACTTTTGTCCGATTCAGTTCCCGGCTGATGATAATGAGTCAGAATGGCGCACAACCCATTTCGACTTCCACTCCATTCATGACAACTTGTTAAAACTCGATATTCTGGGACACGATGATCCGACCGTCATTCGTATGCTGCAAGACTTGACGGGAATGGACCCGAAGACGATTCCACTGGATGATAAAAAGACGATGTCCATCTTCAGTACGACGGAAGCCTTGGGGGTTACACCAGAGCAAATCGGTACGAACATGGGGACACTCGGCATTCCTGAGTTCGGAACCAAATTCGTACGTCAGATGCTAGAAGACACCAAACCGACAACGTTTGCCGAGCTTGTTCAGATTTCTGGACTCTCTCATGGTACGGACGTTTGGTTGAACAACGCACAAGACTTGATCCGCAACGGTACCTGCAAGCTACCAGACGTAATTGGTTGTCGTGACGATATCATGGTGTATTTGATCTATAAAGGGCTAGAGCCTTCACGCGCCTTTAAGATCATGGAATCCGTGCGTAAGGGTAAAGGGGTTCCTGAGGACGATCAGGAAGAAATGCGCAATAACAATGTGCCAGAATGGTATATTCAGTCGTGCCAGCGGATTAAGTACATGTTCCCGAAGGCGCATGCGACTGCTTACGTTATGATGGCTGTGCGGATCGCATACTTCAAGGTACATCGTCCATTGGAGTTTTACGCAACATATTTCACTGTTCGCGCAGACGACTTTGACATTCCGCTGATGGTCAAAGGCTCAGCTGCGATCAAGCAAAAGATTGAAGAGATCGAGGGCAAGGGACACGATGCACAGCCAAAAGAAAAGGCATTGCTGACTGTTTTGGAGATGGCGTTGGAAATGATAGAGCGGGGCTTCCGCTTTGCCAACGTTGATTTGTACAAATCAGACGCCACGCGCTTCTTGATCGAGGGAGATTCGCTGATCGCTCCATTTAACGCCCTGCCTGGCTTAGGGACGAACGCGGCGATCAGCATCGTAGCTGCGAGAGAGCATGGAGAGTTTTTGTCCAAGGAGGACCTCCTATCCCGATCCCGCATCTCCAAGACCATTTTGGAGTTCTTGGACGAGCAAGGTGCTTTGAAAGGATTGCCAGAATCCAACCAGCTATCCTTGTTCTAAGGCGTGCAGTCAAGGCTCACAGTCATCCAAAGGTTGTCAGCGGAGGGCTGTTATGCTATAATTTTTTTGGAAATACTGGTTTTATACGCATGGCTGATCGAGAGTGGGGAAACCCACTCTTTCTTTCTGGCTACACCTCATGGTTCAAATGAGAAGGAGGTACTTGCTTGAGCAAGGTAACAGGCATCGTCACTGAACTCGTCACGCCCATTGTTGAAGGAGTGGGCCTGGAGCTAGTTGACATCGAGTACAAAAAGGAAGGCAGCAACTGGTTTCTGCGCGTGTTTATCGACAATGAAACTGGCAACATCGACATCGATGACTGCCGCCTTGTCAGCGAGAAGCTGAGCGAAAAACTAGACGAAGTAGATCCCATCCCTACGGCATACTTTTTAGAAGTATCTTCGCCGGGTGCTGAGCGCCCATTACGCAAGGATAAGGATTTCACGAAAGCTGTCGGCAGAAATGTGCATATCACAACAAAAGAGCCAATAGAAGGTGCAACCACGTTCGAAGGCGAACTGGTATCCTATGAGGATGGCAAGCTGACAGTTAAAGAAGCAAAGAAAACGTATGTAATTTCCCAAGAGCAAATTGACACGGCTAGAATGGCAATTATTTTTTAGTTGTCGCGGCCTGTGTTAGCCCGTGGTAAGTAAAGGAGGAGGCAACGAAAGTCATGAACGGCGATTTTATCGAGGCTTTAGAAGCCATTGAGAGAGAGAAAGGCATCACCAAAGACGTACTGATCGAGGCCATCGAAGCGGCTCTTATCTCTGGATACAAACGTAACTTCAACTCGGCCCAAAATGTGCGGGTGGATGTAAATCGTCATTCAGGTATGGTGCGTGTGTTTGCGCGGAAGAGCGTAGTCGAAGAGGTTTTGGACGTGCGTCTTGAGATCTCTCAAGAAGCAGCACAAGAAATCGATCCTAACTTCCGTCTGGAGGATATCGTCGAAATCGAGGTAACGCCTCGTGATTTCGGTCGTATTGCTGCTCAGACAGCGAAGCAAGTGGTTACACAGCGCATTCGTGAAGCGGAGCGCGGTTTGATCTACAGCGAGTTTATTGAGCGTGAAGACGATATCGTAACTGGTGTCGTTCAACGTATGGACGCTCGCAATTATTACATTGATTTGGGTAAGGCGGAAGCCGTTATGCCGATCACCGAAAAAATGCCATCCGAAGATTTTAAATCACAAGATCGTGTGAAGGCATACATCATCAAAGTAGAGAAAACCACTAAAGGACCGCAAATCGTCGTTTCCCGTACTCACCCGGGGCTTTTGAAGCGTCTCTTCGAATTAGAAGTGCCAGAAATATATGACGGTGTGGTTGAAATCAAATCTGTTGCGCGTGAAGCGGGTGATCGCTCGAAGATCGCTGTGCATTCCATCAACGCAGATGTTGATCCAGTAGGGGCTTGTGTCGGTCCAAAGGGCATGCGCGTCCAAACGATCGTTACGGAGCTGAAAGGCGAAAAGATCGACATTGTTCGTTGGTCTGAAGATCCTGCCGAGTACGTAGCTAACGCTCTCAGCCCTGCAAAGGTGCTGCATGTTGAGGTTAACGTAGCGGAGAAGGTTACACGTGTGATCGTTCCTGATTATCAATTGTCTCTGGCAATTGGTAAGCGCGGTCAAAACGCACGC
This genomic stretch from Brevibacillus sp. DP1.3A harbors:
- the nusA gene encoding transcription termination factor NusA, which encodes MNGDFIEALEAIEREKGITKDVLIEAIEAALISGYKRNFNSAQNVRVDVNRHSGMVRVFARKSVVEEVLDVRLEISQEAAQEIDPNFRLEDIVEIEVTPRDFGRIAAQTAKQVVTQRIREAERGLIYSEFIEREDDIVTGVVQRMDARNYYIDLGKAEAVMPITEKMPSEDFKSQDRVKAYIIKVEKTTKGPQIVVSRTHPGLLKRLFELEVPEIYDGVVEIKSVAREAGDRSKIAVHSINADVDPVGACVGPKGMRVQTIVTELKGEKIDIVRWSEDPAEYVANALSPAKVLHVEVNVAEKVTRVIVPDYQLSLAIGKRGQNARLAAKLTGWKIDIKSESQADQEGIAYPREVESDEGTDNE
- a CDS encoding PolC-type DNA polymerase III; the encoded protein is MDRLQEQKHRFSLLVKQMEVPDEWVERFFLDAQIEKLELYKQNKEWVFHFALPRMIPADVYAAFTKRLTHTFSHLAKVDTRFRYLQKPSLDHVVEEYWDVLLAGLEPALNSLAVTMRQARKQVDQQEVKVYLPTEMSVEVAKRKRADNELLAAFQKATDCSMRFTFHGEESDDAYKAFEEQRKEEERALVEVVMTAVQQENKSSDKADAVTTLMMGYEIKDAPIPICEIQDEERRIVIQGTVFNVEVKELRSGRHLLTFNVSDYTDSLTVKMFSRDKEDVKMLELLKDGMWVKVRGSVQHDTFVRDLVMNANDLNQIEQVIRKDHAEEKRVELHCHTPMSALDAVASVKSLVSTAAKWGHKAIAVTDHGVVQAFPEAYSIAKKNNIKCILGMEAYVVEDGIDIVYNLHADNNLAIDENTEYVVFDTETTGLNASEHTIIEIAAVKMKGSEIVDQWTELIDPQLEIGPKTTEITGITNEMLRGQETLDVVLRKFKDFTGDAILVAHNAEFDKAFINACAKRIGMEPWSNSFLDTLPLARLMYKGMRNYRLGSLAKKFNVELINAHRALDDTVALAHVFQQMLKDIKEAEIKSLAELNEKSNEEADYKSGRPFHATILVQNKEGLKNLYKLVTRSHVETFFRWPRIQRSQLTKYREGLLIGTACKDGELMQSILRGKSPEELKEVAAFYDYLELQPVAHYSPLLRNEEIPSLETMKGYHEKIVEMGKELGKLVVATGDVHFLNPQDEIFRDVFLLSKGDPTAGNQPPLYFHTTEEMLEAFSFLGEETAKEIVVTNTNAIADMIEDISPIPDKLYTPIIEGADEELRQMCYDKARSLYGDPLPELVEHRLEKELNSIIKHGFGVIYLISQRLVTKSLNDGYLVGSRGSVGSSFVATMSEITEVNPLPPHYRCPNCKHSEFITDGSIASGFDLEDKECTQCGTMYAKDGQDIPFETFLGFKGDKVPDIDLNFSGDYQPRAHKYTQELFGADYVYRAGTIGTVAEKTAYGYVRKYADERGMTLRNAEISRIVNGCTGVKRTTGQHPGGIIVVPDYMEIEDFCPIQFPADDNESEWRTTHFDFHSIHDNLLKLDILGHDDPTVIRMLQDLTGMDPKTIPLDDKKTMSIFSTTEALGVTPEQIGTNMGTLGIPEFGTKFVRQMLEDTKPTTFAELVQISGLSHGTDVWLNNAQDLIRNGTCKLPDVIGCRDDIMVYLIYKGLEPSRAFKIMESVRKGKGVPEDDQEEMRNNNVPEWYIQSCQRIKYMFPKAHATAYVMMAVRIAYFKVHRPLEFYATYFTVRADDFDIPLMVKGSAAIKQKIEEIEGKGHDAQPKEKALLTVLEMALEMIERGFRFANVDLYKSDATRFLIEGDSLIAPFNALPGLGTNAAISIVAAREHGEFLSKEDLLSRSRISKTILEFLDEQGALKGLPESNQLSLF
- the rimP gene encoding ribosome maturation factor RimP, translated to MSKVTGIVTELVTPIVEGVGLELVDIEYKKEGSNWFLRVFIDNETGNIDIDDCRLVSEKLSEKLDEVDPIPTAYFLEVSSPGAERPLRKDKDFTKAVGRNVHITTKEPIEGATTFEGELVSYEDGKLTVKEAKKTYVISQEQIDTARMAIIF